A single genomic interval of Saccharothrix saharensis harbors:
- a CDS encoding LuxR C-terminal-related transcriptional regulator, with protein MFEHLGVSAEQARVYERLVRTGSCTAAEAGTSPGVLGELVRLGVVQRLADDVWQAVPPDLAVEVLIAAREDGHRRARAEAAPLMEAYLRNRAEQHHDTSMVEVVNGAGAVRDVWRALLAGARTEVCVLDQPPYLSPVEEHTGLEVDTRRRHVQWRVIYDRSSVELPGRLAEIGELVASGERARVTPTLPFKLGVVDARVAVLPVAVRGAVDQVLLIRPSPLLDVLVSMFDLYWDNAIPFSPRGSGGEVDTRLLALLAAGLTDESIARHLGLGPRTVQRRVRQLMDRCGARTRFQAGVQAMRRGWL; from the coding sequence GTGTTCGAACACCTGGGTGTCTCCGCCGAGCAGGCGCGTGTCTACGAGCGATTGGTCCGCACCGGGTCGTGCACCGCGGCGGAGGCCGGGACGTCACCCGGCGTGCTCGGGGAGCTCGTGCGGCTGGGGGTGGTGCAGCGGCTCGCCGACGACGTGTGGCAGGCCGTGCCGCCGGACCTCGCGGTGGAGGTGCTGATCGCCGCCCGCGAGGACGGGCACCGGCGGGCGCGGGCCGAGGCGGCCCCGCTGATGGAGGCCTACCTGCGCAACCGGGCCGAGCAGCACCACGACACGTCGATGGTCGAGGTGGTCAACGGCGCGGGCGCGGTGCGCGACGTGTGGCGGGCGCTGCTGGCCGGCGCGCGGACCGAGGTGTGCGTGCTCGACCAGCCGCCGTACCTCTCACCGGTCGAGGAGCACACCGGGCTGGAGGTCGACACGCGGCGGCGGCACGTGCAGTGGCGCGTCATCTACGACCGGTCGAGCGTGGAGCTGCCGGGGCGGCTGGCCGAGATCGGCGAGCTGGTCGCGTCGGGGGAGCGGGCCCGGGTGACGCCGACCCTGCCGTTCAAGCTCGGCGTGGTGGACGCGCGGGTGGCCGTGCTGCCGGTGGCGGTGCGGGGCGCGGTGGACCAGGTGCTGCTGATCCGCCCGTCACCGCTGCTGGACGTGCTCGTGTCCATGTTCGACCTGTACTGGGACAACGCGATCCCGTTCAGCCCGCGCGGGTCCGGCGGCGAGGTCGACACCCGGTTGCTGGCGCTGCTCGCGGCCGGGTTGACCGACGAGAGCATCGCCCGCCACCTGGGCCTCGGCCCGCGCACCGTGCAGCGGCGGGTGCGGCAGCTGATGGACCGGTGCGGCGCGCGGACGAGGTTCCAGGCCGGTGTCCAGGCCATGCGCCGCGGCTGGTTGTAG
- a CDS encoding type 2 lanthipeptide synthetase LanM family protein, with the protein MRGNTQELVVPRGRPSWAAFVERATTTAARADFAGGSWDEAFAFALRPLVRAATALDPRLDADFARALGKRLVRIAARTLVLELNLDRVGGRLVGDTPQERFADFVRHVDLPALFARYPVLARLLGQACLHSVDAHRELLDRFTADRAEIVRTLLDGRDPGALAHVETGRGDPHARGRSVAVLTFTDGRRVVYKPRPVALHRAFADLVTWFDGHTGLDLRLPRLLARPGHGWLEFVEHRPCADVTEVGRFYQRLGALIALLYAVDGTDMHYENLIAAGDQPVLVDLETLFHPTLGAPTDPAVRALARSVHRTAVLPRVLLGEHGALDVGGLGGDHGDRPPVDGVAWLDPGTDRMRLVRRPAPMPPAQNRPVVDGRDAEPADYQGALLAGFRIGYDALCYHRAELLGPDGLLSRFADLPVRFVPRMTQLYSTLLDESTHPDALRGASARQDVLDLLWDGAGDDDVTRALVPHEMRDLWAGDVPLFTTRPGSRDVVTSTGQRLPDLLPCSALDAVTAKVAALDEVDKHDQQWLISAGLASRPRPVEHRTGRGVAAPVEAGVPDPQRLLVAACGIADEVLAHATTADGRVNWVGLELVDDRHWAVAPMGAGLSNGYTGVALFLAQLGRLTGASRYTEYARDALRPIPGLLTAFAEDGERAAAVGSGGFHGLGGICYALARMANLLDDGEITGWLRTAVDVAAAVEAAGEDPANVVEGWAGGLAAMLAVRAESGLPAASALARAYADRLLAATPGGDGFARGRAGVGWALLRYARTVRDDRYGVVGRANLRADHALRQRLLDVAEADHSWCSGLSGAVLAHCAHPDQPVDAHTLHVDRCTNALAVHEPLRDLSLCHGELGVIEALTVLAERGHGLAPAMQTRRAGLVLGALDQYGARCGTPGGVPSAGLLTGLSGIGYGLLRLGFPEQVPSVLLLGSTHDTHPIEENTP; encoded by the coding sequence GTGCGCGGGAACACCCAGGAGCTGGTCGTCCCCCGTGGACGGCCCTCATGGGCCGCGTTCGTGGAACGCGCCACCACGACCGCGGCCCGTGCAGACTTCGCCGGCGGCAGCTGGGACGAGGCGTTCGCGTTCGCGCTGAGACCCCTGGTGCGCGCGGCCACGGCGCTCGACCCGCGGCTGGACGCCGACTTCGCCCGCGCGCTGGGCAAGCGGCTGGTCCGGATCGCGGCTCGCACCCTGGTGCTGGAGCTGAACCTCGACCGGGTCGGCGGCCGGCTCGTCGGCGACACGCCGCAGGAGCGGTTCGCCGACTTCGTCCGGCACGTGGACCTGCCCGCGCTGTTCGCCCGGTACCCGGTGCTGGCCCGGCTGCTCGGCCAGGCCTGCCTGCACTCCGTGGACGCGCACCGCGAGCTGCTGGACCGCTTCACCGCGGACCGGGCGGAGATCGTGCGGACCCTGCTCGACGGCCGCGACCCCGGCGCGCTCGCGCACGTGGAGACCGGCCGGGGCGACCCGCACGCGCGGGGCCGCTCGGTGGCCGTCCTGACCTTCACCGACGGCCGCCGGGTGGTCTACAAGCCGCGGCCGGTCGCGCTGCACCGGGCGTTCGCCGACCTGGTCACGTGGTTCGACGGGCACACCGGCCTGGACCTGCGGCTGCCGCGCCTGCTGGCCCGCCCCGGGCACGGGTGGCTGGAGTTCGTCGAGCACCGCCCGTGCGCGGACGTCACCGAGGTCGGCCGGTTCTACCAGCGGCTGGGCGCGCTGATCGCGCTGCTGTACGCGGTGGACGGCACCGACATGCACTACGAGAACCTGATCGCGGCGGGCGATCAGCCGGTGCTGGTGGACCTGGAGACCCTGTTCCACCCCACCCTGGGCGCGCCGACCGACCCGGCGGTCCGGGCCCTGGCGCGGTCCGTGCACCGCACCGCCGTGCTGCCGCGCGTGCTGCTGGGCGAGCACGGCGCGCTGGACGTCGGCGGCCTGGGCGGTGACCACGGCGACCGGCCGCCCGTCGACGGCGTGGCGTGGCTGGACCCCGGCACCGACCGGATGCGGCTGGTGCGCAGGCCCGCGCCGATGCCCCCGGCGCAGAACCGGCCCGTGGTGGACGGTCGCGACGCCGAGCCCGCCGACTACCAGGGCGCGCTGCTGGCCGGTTTCCGGATCGGCTACGACGCCCTGTGCTACCACCGCGCCGAGCTGCTCGGCCCGGACGGGCTGCTGAGCCGCTTCGCCGACCTGCCGGTGCGGTTCGTGCCGCGGATGACCCAGCTGTACTCGACGTTGCTGGACGAGTCGACGCACCCGGACGCGCTGCGCGGCGCGTCGGCCCGCCAGGACGTGCTCGACCTGCTGTGGGACGGCGCGGGCGACGACGACGTGACACGTGCACTGGTGCCGCACGAGATGCGCGACCTGTGGGCGGGCGACGTGCCGCTGTTCACCACCCGGCCGGGCAGCCGCGACGTGGTCACCTCGACCGGGCAGCGGCTGCCGGACCTGCTGCCGTGCTCCGCGCTGGACGCCGTCACGGCCAAGGTCGCCGCGCTGGACGAGGTGGACAAGCACGACCAGCAGTGGCTGATCAGCGCCGGGCTGGCGAGCAGGCCGCGCCCGGTGGAGCACCGCACGGGCCGGGGCGTGGCCGCGCCGGTGGAAGCCGGCGTGCCGGACCCGCAACGCCTGCTGGTCGCCGCCTGCGGCATCGCCGACGAGGTGCTGGCGCACGCCACGACCGCCGACGGCCGGGTCAACTGGGTGGGCCTGGAGCTGGTGGACGACCGTCACTGGGCGGTCGCGCCGATGGGCGCCGGACTGTCCAACGGCTACACCGGCGTCGCGCTGTTCCTCGCCCAACTGGGCCGGCTCACCGGTGCCTCCCGCTACACCGAGTACGCGCGGGACGCGCTGCGGCCGATCCCCGGCCTGCTGACCGCGTTCGCCGAGGACGGTGAGCGGGCGGCGGCCGTGGGCAGCGGCGGGTTCCACGGGCTGGGCGGCATCTGCTACGCGCTGGCCCGGATGGCGAACCTGCTGGACGACGGCGAGATCACCGGCTGGCTGCGCACCGCGGTCGACGTCGCGGCCGCCGTCGAAGCGGCCGGCGAGGACCCGGCCAACGTGGTCGAGGGCTGGGCGGGCGGCCTGGCCGCCATGCTGGCGGTGCGGGCGGAGAGCGGCCTGCCCGCCGCCTCGGCGCTCGCCCGCGCGTACGCCGACCGGCTCCTCGCGGCCACCCCCGGCGGCGACGGCTTCGCCCGCGGCCGGGCGGGCGTCGGCTGGGCGTTGCTGCGCTACGCGCGGACCGTCCGCGACGACCGCTACGGTGTGGTCGGCCGGGCCAACCTGCGGGCCGACCACGCGTTGCGGCAACGGCTGCTCGACGTGGCCGAAGCCGACCACAGTTGGTGCTCCGGGTTGTCCGGCGCGGTGCTCGCGCACTGCGCCCACCCCGACCAGCCGGTCGACGCGCACACCCTGCACGTCGACCGGTGCACGAACGCCTTGGCGGTGCACGAACCCCTGCGGGACCTGAGCCTGTGCCACGGTGAGCTGGGCGTGATCGAGGCCTTGACCGTGCTCGCCGAACGCGGGCACGGCCTGGCACCGGCCATGCAGACCCGGCGCGCGGGGCTGGTCCTCGGCGCGCTGGACCAGTACGGGGCGCGCTGCGGCACGCCCGGTGGCGTGCCGTCGGCCGGCCTGCTCACCGGGCTGTCCGGCATCGGGTACGGCTTGCTCCGCCTCGGTTTCCCCGAGCAGGTGCCTTCGGTGCTCCTGCTCGGGTCCACGCACGACACCCACCCCATCGAGGAGAACACCCCATGA
- a CDS encoding carbohydrate ABC transporter permease, producing MRTLIAPGRHRAGYHVALAVTTVVLTAIFVVPLVWVVLSAMKPAVELARVPPTVLPETWTPGTYAEAWDLMDLGRYFLNTIVVAVGVWAVQLAVDVPAAYALSRLKPVLGKGILGMMLLTLMMPAAVLLVPTYLTISDLGLLNNPLALWLLGAANAFTVFLLKRFFDQLPAEVLEAARIDGAGQFTLLWRIVLPLSRPILAVVSIFAVVAAWKDFIWPLLVFSDPARQTLSVALQRFAPDTPVNLLLAGLVLSSVPMIGLFLVFQRHVLAGLTAGSVKG from the coding sequence GTGAGGACGTTGATCGCGCCGGGACGTCACCGGGCCGGCTACCACGTCGCACTGGCGGTCACGACGGTCGTGCTGACCGCGATCTTCGTGGTGCCGCTGGTGTGGGTCGTGCTGTCGGCCATGAAACCGGCCGTGGAGCTGGCCCGCGTGCCGCCGACGGTGCTGCCGGAGACGTGGACGCCCGGCACGTACGCCGAGGCGTGGGACCTGATGGACCTCGGCCGCTACTTCCTCAACACGATCGTCGTGGCGGTGGGGGTGTGGGCGGTGCAGCTCGCGGTGGACGTGCCCGCGGCGTACGCGCTGTCACGGCTCAAACCGGTGCTGGGCAAGGGGATCCTCGGCATGATGCTGCTGACCCTGATGATGCCCGCCGCGGTGCTGCTGGTCCCGACCTACCTCACGATCTCCGACCTCGGGTTGCTCAACAACCCCCTGGCGCTGTGGCTGCTGGGCGCCGCCAACGCGTTCACGGTGTTCCTGCTCAAGCGGTTCTTCGACCAGTTGCCGGCGGAGGTGCTGGAAGCCGCGCGGATCGACGGCGCGGGCCAGTTCACCCTGCTGTGGCGGATCGTGCTGCCGCTGTCCAGGCCGATCCTCGCGGTCGTGTCCATCTTCGCGGTCGTGGCCGCGTGGAAGGACTTCATCTGGCCGCTGCTCGTGTTCTCCGACCCGGCGCGGCAGACGCTCAGCGTCGCGTTGCAGCGCTTCGCCCCCGACACACCGGTCAACCTGCTGCTGGCCGGTCTCGTGCTGTCCAGCGTGCCGATGATCGGACTGTTCCTGGTGTTCCAGCGGCACGTCCTGGCGGGACTCACCGCCGGCAGCGTGAAGGGCTGA
- a CDS encoding S8 family peptidase: protein MNGLRRAALCATAVSAALLSGVTAATAEPAAPPAPADARPYERLIVGYKAGAAEASSDTAAAQDAEAKGDRVGRDLSLRRRLGTGATVVDLGTTDRAAAAKAIEEFRADPDVAYVEPDLMMQPLADPNDTDYAKQWDLFEATAGMNVPGAWGTATGQGVTVAVLDTGYVAHSDLAGKVVAGYDFVSDASRARDGNGRDSNPADNGDWMKAGDCGTDLFGNPVPPKDQNSSWHGTHVAGTIGAATNNAKGVAGIAYDAKIQPIRVLAQCGGSTSDIADAIVWASGGTVSGVPSNPTPAKVVNMSLGGQSACSSTYQNAINSAVGRGTTVVVAAGNSNADVSGFTPASCNNVIAVAASSREGNRAYYSNYGAKVDIAAPGGETRRATDTPGTITTPQNGILSTLNAGTTTAGAESYAPYQGTSMAAPHVAGLAALLAQANAALTPAQVEALIKNNARPLAGTCTGGCGAGLADAAKAVAAAGGGTTPPTGTFENATDVRIVDRGTVTSDIAVTGRTGNAPATLKVGVDIKHTYRGDLVVDLVAPDGTAYRLKGSSSSDSADNVVATYTVNASAEVADGTWKLRVQDVYSGDTGYIDVWNLTF, encoded by the coding sequence GTGAACGGATTGCGACGCGCCGCGCTGTGCGCGACGGCCGTCTCGGCCGCGCTGCTGTCCGGCGTGACCGCGGCGACCGCCGAGCCCGCGGCGCCCCCGGCCCCGGCCGACGCCCGCCCGTACGAGCGGCTGATCGTCGGCTACAAGGCAGGCGCCGCGGAGGCGAGCTCGGACACCGCCGCCGCCCAGGACGCCGAGGCCAAGGGCGACCGGGTCGGCCGGGACCTCAGCCTCCGCCGCCGGCTGGGCACCGGCGCCACCGTGGTCGACCTCGGCACCACCGACCGGGCGGCGGCGGCGAAGGCGATCGAGGAGTTCCGGGCCGACCCCGACGTGGCCTACGTCGAGCCGGACCTGATGATGCAGCCGCTGGCGGACCCGAATGACACCGACTACGCCAAGCAGTGGGACCTGTTCGAGGCCACCGCGGGCATGAACGTGCCCGGCGCGTGGGGCACGGCCACCGGGCAGGGCGTCACGGTCGCGGTGCTCGACACCGGTTACGTCGCGCACTCGGACCTGGCGGGCAAGGTCGTCGCGGGCTACGACTTCGTCTCCGACGCCTCCCGGGCGCGCGACGGCAACGGCCGCGACTCGAACCCGGCCGACAACGGCGACTGGATGAAGGCGGGCGACTGCGGCACCGACCTGTTCGGCAACCCCGTGCCGCCGAAGGACCAGAACTCGAGCTGGCACGGCACGCACGTGGCGGGCACGATCGGCGCGGCCACGAACAACGCCAAGGGCGTCGCCGGCATCGCCTACGACGCGAAGATCCAGCCGATCCGCGTGCTCGCGCAGTGCGGCGGCAGCACGTCCGACATCGCCGACGCCATCGTGTGGGCGTCCGGCGGCACGGTGTCCGGCGTGCCCTCGAACCCCACGCCGGCCAAGGTGGTCAACATGAGCCTGGGCGGCCAGTCCGCGTGCTCCTCGACCTACCAGAACGCGATCAACTCGGCGGTCGGCCGCGGCACGACGGTCGTCGTCGCGGCGGGCAACTCGAACGCCGACGTCTCCGGTTTCACGCCGGCGAGCTGCAACAACGTCATCGCGGTGGCGGCGAGCAGCCGTGAGGGCAACCGGGCGTACTACTCGAACTACGGCGCCAAGGTCGACATCGCGGCGCCCGGCGGCGAGACCCGGCGCGCCACCGACACGCCGGGCACGATCACCACGCCGCAGAACGGCATCCTCTCCACGCTGAACGCGGGCACGACCACCGCCGGCGCGGAGTCCTACGCGCCGTACCAGGGCACCAGCATGGCCGCGCCGCACGTCGCCGGCCTGGCCGCGCTGCTCGCCCAGGCCAACGCGGCGCTGACCCCGGCCCAGGTCGAGGCGCTGATCAAGAACAACGCCCGCCCGCTGGCCGGCACCTGCACCGGCGGGTGCGGCGCGGGGCTCGCCGACGCGGCGAAGGCGGTCGCGGCGGCCGGTGGCGGCACCACGCCGCCGACCGGCACGTTCGAGAACGCGACGGACGTGCGGATCGTGGACCGCGGCACGGTGACGTCCGACATCGCGGTGACCGGCCGGACCGGCAACGCGCCGGCCACGCTGAAGGTCGGTGTCGACATCAAGCACACCTACCGCGGCGACCTGGTGGTCGACCTGGTCGCGCCGGACGGCACGGCGTACCGGCTGAAGGGCTCGTCGTCGAGCGACAGCGCGGACAACGTGGTCGCCACCTACACCGTGAACGCCTCGGCCGAGGTCGCCGACGGCACCTGGAAGCTCCGCGTCCAGGACGTGTACTCCGGTGACACCGGCTACATCGACGTCTGGAACCTGACCTTCTAG
- a CDS encoding LacI family DNA-binding transcriptional regulator, with product MTQRRLAEVAAKVGVSEATVSRVLNGKPGVSDATRSAVLTALDVLGYERPTQLRGERARLVGLVLPELQNPIFPAFADVVGNALAQRGFTPVLCTRTAGGVTEADYLELLFEQHVSGVVFAGGQYAQADASHEHYRQMTRRKLPAVLVNAAIEDLGFPRVSCDDAVAVEQAFGHLVALGHVRIGAVLGPSDHMPSRRKLTALTSCAGAAGVELFEEHAMFSLEGGQAAATRLLHRGVTAILCASDPLALGAVRAVRRHGLKVPHDVSVVGYDDSPLMTCTEPPLTTVRQPIEAMGRAAVELLANQISGTPVPDEELLFEPELVVRSSTAPAPR from the coding sequence ATGACGCAACGGCGGTTGGCGGAAGTGGCCGCGAAGGTCGGCGTGAGCGAGGCGACGGTCAGCCGGGTGCTCAACGGCAAGCCCGGTGTGTCCGACGCGACGCGCTCGGCCGTGCTCACCGCGCTGGACGTGCTGGGGTACGAACGGCCGACGCAGCTGCGCGGCGAGCGGGCGAGGCTGGTCGGCCTGGTGCTGCCGGAGCTGCAGAACCCGATCTTCCCCGCGTTCGCCGACGTGGTCGGCAACGCGCTGGCGCAGCGCGGCTTCACGCCGGTGCTGTGCACCCGCACGGCCGGCGGCGTGACCGAGGCGGACTACCTGGAGCTGCTGTTCGAGCAGCACGTGTCGGGGGTCGTGTTCGCCGGCGGGCAGTACGCGCAGGCCGACGCGTCGCACGAGCACTACCGGCAGATGACGCGGCGCAAGCTGCCGGCGGTGCTGGTGAACGCCGCGATAGAGGACCTCGGGTTCCCGCGCGTGTCGTGCGACGACGCGGTGGCGGTCGAGCAGGCGTTCGGGCACCTGGTGGCGCTGGGGCACGTCCGGATCGGGGCGGTGCTCGGCCCGTCGGACCACATGCCGTCGCGGCGCAAGCTCACCGCGTTGACGTCGTGCGCGGGCGCGGCGGGGGTGGAGCTGTTCGAGGAGCACGCGATGTTCTCGCTGGAGGGCGGGCAGGCCGCCGCCACCCGGCTGCTGCACCGGGGCGTGACCGCGATCCTGTGCGCGTCCGACCCGCTGGCGTTGGGCGCGGTGCGCGCCGTGCGGCGGCACGGGCTCAAGGTGCCGCACGACGTCTCCGTGGTGGGTTACGACGATTCACCGCTCATGACGTGCACCGAACCGCCGTTGACCACGGTCCGCCAGCCGATCGAGGCGATGGGCCGCGCGGCCGTCGAGCTGCTGGCCAACCAGATCTCCGGCACCCCGGTCCCCGACGAGGAACTCCTCTTCGAACCCGAGCTGGTCGTCCGCTCCTCCACCGCCCCCGCCCCCCGCTAA
- a CDS encoding enoyl-CoA hydratase/isomerase family protein: MTVSLDVSGGIAVIRIGEPSDTVLPDLRALLPMAAGARAVVLPVDAGLCSIDIKRLVRVSAAEREALAAAVRGVRDEVANLPVPVVAAIGGSPYGEVAELAMACDLRVLSSDAALGWVTDSRVTGGQVLVARRVTADEALRTGLVDRVVPPSAVLRTALELANECKSTQAGRKSCRIVAP, encoded by the coding sequence ATGACCGTCTCACTCGATGTCTCCGGCGGGATCGCGGTCATCCGGATCGGCGAGCCGTCGGACACCGTGCTGCCCGACCTCCGCGCGCTGCTGCCGATGGCGGCCGGTGCTCGGGCCGTCGTGCTGCCGGTGGACGCCGGGCTGTGCTCGATCGACATCAAACGGCTGGTCCGGGTGTCGGCGGCGGAGCGGGAGGCGCTCGCGGCGGCGGTGCGCGGGGTGCGGGACGAGGTGGCGAACCTGCCCGTGCCGGTGGTCGCGGCGATCGGCGGCAGCCCGTACGGCGAGGTGGCCGAGCTGGCGATGGCGTGCGACCTGCGGGTGTTGTCGTCCGACGCCGCACTCGGCTGGGTGACCGACAGCCGGGTGACCGGCGGTCAGGTGTTGGTGGCACGGCGCGTGACCGCCGACGAGGCGTTGCGGACCGGGCTGGTGGACCGCGTCGTGCCGCCGTCGGCGGTGCTCAGGACCGCACTCGAACTCGCAAACGAGTGCAAGTCAACGCAAGCGGGACGTAAATCCTGCCGTATAGTTGCTCCATGA
- a CDS encoding carbohydrate ABC transporter permease — translation MRRRVAENLAAYGFLSAALVCFAVFSWYPIARGAVLGFQQVDFVTDPAWVGWENFERLFADPLFATAWRNTLLFTALALVFGFVVPFLLAVVLNELRHFKAYFRLIVYLPVMLPPVVAALIWKWMYDPGPGLLNTALRGLGLEGAAWLDSADTSMLSLVIVATWANLGTATLIYLAALQSIPGDLYEAAELDGAGVLRRLWHVTVPQTRFVLLVLLLLQVVATMQVFTEPYVMTGGGPEDSTVTVLLLLYRYAFYYNDFGTASALSLLLLLVLGAFTALYLRVTRKADA, via the coding sequence ATGCGCCGCCGCGTCGCGGAGAACCTGGCCGCGTACGGGTTCCTGTCCGCCGCGCTGGTCTGCTTCGCGGTGTTCTCCTGGTACCCCATCGCGCGCGGGGCCGTGCTGGGCTTCCAGCAGGTCGACTTCGTCACCGACCCCGCGTGGGTCGGCTGGGAGAACTTCGAACGACTCTTCGCCGACCCCCTGTTCGCCACGGCGTGGCGCAACACCCTGCTGTTCACCGCGCTGGCGCTGGTGTTCGGCTTCGTGGTGCCGTTCCTGCTCGCGGTCGTGCTCAACGAGCTGCGGCACTTCAAGGCGTACTTCCGGCTCATCGTGTACCTGCCCGTGATGCTGCCGCCGGTGGTGGCCGCGTTGATCTGGAAGTGGATGTACGACCCCGGTCCGGGCCTGCTCAACACCGCGTTGCGCGGGCTCGGGCTGGAGGGCGCGGCGTGGCTGGACAGCGCCGACACGTCGATGCTGTCGCTGGTGATCGTGGCGACCTGGGCGAACCTGGGCACGGCCACGCTGATCTACCTGGCCGCGTTGCAGAGCATCCCGGGCGACCTGTACGAAGCGGCCGAGCTGGACGGCGCGGGCGTGCTGCGCAGGCTGTGGCACGTCACCGTGCCGCAGACCCGGTTCGTGCTGCTGGTCCTCCTGCTGCTGCAGGTCGTGGCGACGATGCAGGTGTTCACCGAGCCGTACGTGATGACCGGCGGCGGTCCGGAGGACTCCACGGTCACCGTGCTGCTCCTGCTGTACCGGTACGCCTTCTACTACAACGACTTCGGCACGGCGAGTGCCCTGAGCCTGTTGCTGCTGCTGGTGCTCGGCGCGTTCACCGCGCTGTACCTGCGGGTGACGCGGAAGGCGGACGCGTGA
- a CDS encoding ABC transporter substrate-binding protein → MNSLSLRRAAGLLLAGSLSLTAVACSQAGDGGTSAGGKVTISVNGQPPQTQPFDRKVFDEDVAEFEAANPDIDIEPHEGFMDPKTFSAKLAGGQLEDVFYAYFTDPANLIARRQAADITEYVKDVPHYDAIRPELRDVFSKDGKVYGVPTANYSMGLLYNRALFTQAGLNPDQPPKTWDEVREAAKKITALGDGKVGFAEYSKNNQGGWHFTAWMYSVGGRIARQDGDKWVADFNNDKGREVLQHLKDMRWTDNTMGEKQLLVIEDVQQMMGAGQLGMYLAAPDNVPTLVNQFKGDYANYGLTGIPDGEGTLIGGEGYMLNPKASPEKIKAGLKWIQWKFLNPDRFEKNLKRYKEQGQPIGLPVPPVADVWTGDIAAKQSQLKASLATVPVANFQSYVDATPKGQIEPPNAQQVYAILDNVMQAVLTNRDADVSQLLADAEAKVNPVLAQVK, encoded by the coding sequence ATGAACTCACTCAGCCTCCGCAGAGCGGCGGGGCTGCTGCTGGCAGGCAGCCTGAGCCTCACCGCCGTCGCGTGCTCGCAAGCCGGTGACGGCGGCACGTCCGCCGGCGGCAAGGTCACGATCTCGGTCAACGGCCAGCCGCCGCAGACCCAGCCGTTCGACCGCAAGGTCTTCGACGAGGACGTGGCCGAGTTCGAGGCCGCGAACCCCGACATCGACATCGAGCCGCACGAGGGGTTCATGGACCCCAAGACGTTCTCCGCGAAGCTCGCCGGCGGCCAGCTCGAGGACGTCTTCTACGCCTACTTCACCGACCCGGCCAACCTCATCGCCCGCCGACAGGCCGCGGACATCACCGAGTACGTCAAGGACGTGCCGCACTACGACGCCATCCGCCCCGAGCTGCGCGACGTCTTCAGCAAGGACGGCAAGGTCTACGGCGTCCCCACCGCCAACTACTCCATGGGCCTGCTCTACAACCGCGCCCTGTTCACCCAGGCCGGCCTGAACCCCGACCAGCCGCCGAAGACCTGGGACGAGGTCCGCGAGGCCGCCAAGAAGATCACCGCGCTGGGTGACGGCAAGGTCGGCTTCGCCGAGTACAGCAAGAACAACCAGGGCGGTTGGCACTTCACCGCGTGGATGTACTCGGTCGGCGGCCGGATCGCCCGCCAGGACGGCGACAAGTGGGTCGCCGACTTCAACAACGACAAGGGCCGCGAAGTCCTCCAGCACCTCAAGGACATGCGCTGGACCGACAACACCATGGGCGAGAAGCAGCTCCTGGTGATCGAGGACGTCCAGCAGATGATGGGCGCGGGCCAGCTCGGCATGTACCTGGCCGCGCCGGACAACGTGCCGACCCTGGTCAACCAGTTCAAGGGCGACTACGCGAACTACGGCCTCACCGGCATCCCGGACGGCGAGGGCACGCTCATCGGCGGCGAGGGCTACATGCTCAACCCGAAGGCGTCGCCGGAGAAGATCAAGGCGGGCCTGAAGTGGATCCAGTGGAAGTTCCTCAACCCCGACCGGTTCGAGAAGAACCTCAAGCGGTACAAGGAGCAGGGCCAGCCGATCGGCCTGCCCGTGCCGCCGGTCGCGGACGTGTGGACCGGTGACATCGCCGCCAAGCAGTCCCAGCTGAAGGCGAGCCTGGCCACGGTGCCGGTGGCGAACTTCCAGTCCTACGTGGACGCCACGCCGAAGGGGCAGATCGAGCCGCCGAACGCCCAGCAGGTGTACGCGATCCTGGACAACGTCATGCAGGCCGTGCTCACCAACCGCGACGCGGACGTCAGCCAGTTGCTGGCCGACGCGGAAGCCAAGGTGAACCCCGTCCTGGCCCAGGTCAAGTGA